In one window of Lytechinus pictus isolate F3 Inbred chromosome 19, Lp3.0, whole genome shotgun sequence DNA:
- the LOC135157590 gene encoding mucin-4-like, with product MVLSMVKRSDGTMGDDLIVISDSEDEEYPSISSWNSHRRSGGVRSRENLTPNQSEKVGNDELESDVILLSSETDSDSDSDLPDPFTRDDDDGKVKRKKRQKKSKKKANVQRTECQTRHARVKQEVNESYEDLAFQAETNRDSDQDNSRHLRNGPTSEDPECDDREVYPSSGKSTCPSCVDFSEPFSPSGGAEPDDQMGNSEGFDTRPFQPVLDDQIEYSSSMHRDTSSPEQKFATDCTDSDSDGPGGSSDQEQDGPLDNSIGQYFPTDSQLSCSLDSEDTEDQKSLSAEATAFCGKEADSGLSNLSNGHLPGRDSDCPEKSDGKKTLPCLRNAWSPSELDPQQRFLLLQGDESESISFSQDTPSNSVTLSPALSHCESQDIHVSTLSPDNSMTSGSKKCSPMKKKKRFPNLSRGEKLPSTLKENEKQREKNETITAQDNADIASTYNPSNKSPVVSSQTASTSVKDIPSTLGNQPSSSSMDSSETPSKFGNLSMQGQSSLSHSNEVCFETMQVDSRTFSRDNPSVSTPTKSIDNGRTASAGISNGLDIAPTSVLSNRVGRRISCGHPSVFTPSASASVTNGRRASTGMSNGLGSEPISVLPSGVRSISSGHPSVSTPSASASVTNGRRASTGSSIGLGSEPISVLPSGVRSISSGHPSVSTSSSSSSVTNGRRASTARSIGFGSEPISVLPSGVRSISSGHPSVSTPSASASVTNGRRASTGSSIGLGSEPISVLPSGVRSISSSHPSVSTPSSSSTVSNGRTTPAGISNKSGSASTPVLSNGVSRSFNPSGTSNQQCMESSIPPKNRWHHQTSSVPSGSHGSEVSTMTEETGIKEALSCILSWKCDRISSSEGVPSANVLQSFLGCREVPRHQDAFQDIGSYQMSLICFLLLEMWSKVSSAVHRECDVAWRQIPWLKQISEAIVEVKYEPIDSSHQGLIDEDLVLVDMTATNAVENQYQFGLVRGVSDGTVTLALPYKNKVVPRSTRLKVKYYIMVMIIIVKIMIMRRAVLGHLCD from the exons ATGGTACTGTCGATGGTGAAAAGAAGTGACGGTACCATGGGTGACGATTTGATTGTGATTTCTGATAGTGAGGATGAGGAGTATCCTTCAATCTCTTCATGGAACAGTCACAGAAGATCAGGGGGAGTGAGATCGAGAGAGAATTTAACCCCCAACCAAAGTGAGAAGGTGGGAAACGACGAGCTAGAAAGTGATGTCATACTTTTATCCTCGGAGACTGATTCAGACTCTGACTCAGATTTACCGGATCCTTTCACCagagacgatgatgatggtaaagtcaaaagaaagaaaaggcaaaagaaaagcaaaaagaaGGCCAATGTCCAAAGGACAGAATGTCAAACTCGGCATGCCAGAGTAAAGCAAGAAGTCAACGAATCTTATGAAGATCTAGCTTTTCAAGCGGAAACAAATCGTGATAGTGACCAAGACAACTCTAGACATTTGAGAAATGGGCCCACTTCAGAGGATCCTGAGTGTGATGATCGTGAAGTTTATCCAAGTTCTGGTAAAAGTACTTGTCCTTCTTGTGTTGATTTTTCTGAGCCTTTTTCACCATCTGGCGGTGCCGAGCCTGATGATCAGATGGGCAATTCAGAAGGTTTTGATACCCGGCCTTTCCAACCTGTTCTTGATGACCAAATTGAGTATTCCTCGAGTATGCACAGAGACACTTCTTCTCCTGAACAGAAATTCGCCACAGATTGTACTGATTCGGACAGTGATGGTCCTGGAGGATCATCCGATCAAGAACAGGATGGACCCCTTGATAATTCCATAGGACAGTATTTCCCTACAGATTCTCAGTTAAGTTGTAGCCTTGACAGTGAGGACACTGAAGATCAAAAAAGCCTTTCAGCGGAAGCAACAGCATTTTGTGGTAAAGAGGCAGATTCTGGTTTGTCCAACCTTTCCAACGGCCACTTACCTGGAAGAGATTCTGACTGCCCTGAAAAGAGTGATGGAAAGAAAACTCTTCCCTGCCTAAGAAATGCTTGGTCTCCTTCAGAATTGGATCCACAACAAAGATTCTTGCTGCTGCAAGGGGACGAATCTGAGAGTATTTCTTTCTCGCAGGACACTCCTTCCAATAGTGTTACCCTAAGCCCTGCACTTTCACATTGTGAATCccaagacatacatgtatctactttGTCACCTGACAACTCAATGACTAGTGGAAGTAAGAAATGCTCTCccatgaagaagaagaaaagattcCCAAATCTTTCAAGAGGTGAAAAATTACCGTCAAccttgaaagaaaatgagaagcaAAGGGAAAAGAATGAGACAATTACTGCACAGGATAATGCTGACATTGCATCAACATACAATCCATCCAACAAAAGTCCTGTGGTATCTTCGCAGACCGCTTCTACCTCTGTCAAGGACATTCCTAGCACTCTAGGCAATCAACCCAGCTCAAGTTCAATGGATTCTTCCGAAACCCCTTCCAAGTTTGGGAACCTTTCTATGCAGGGTCAATCTTCGCTGTCACATTCCAATGAGGTTTGCTTTGAAACAATGCAAGTAGATTCAAGGACTTTTTCTAGAGACAATCCAAGTGTGTCCACTCCAACAAAGTCAATAGATAATGGTCGCACCGCTTCTGCAGGCATCTCAAATGGACTCGATATTGCACCAACTAGTGTGCTGTCTAATAGAGTCGGTAGAAGAATCTCTTGTGGCCATCCAAGTGTGTTCACTCCATCAGCAAGCGCATCTGTAACTAATGGTCGCAGGGCTTCTACAGGAATGTCCAATGGACTcggttctgagccaatcagtgTACTACCAAGTGGAGTCAGAAGTATCTCTAGTGGCCATCCGAGTGTGTCCACTCCATCGGCAAGTGCATCTGTAACTAATGGTCGCAGGGCTTCTACAGGAAGTTCCATTGGACTcggttctgagccaatcagtgTACTACCAAGTGGAGTCAGAAGTATCTCTAGTGGCCATCCGAGTGTGTCTACTTCATCATCAAGTTCATCTGTAACTAATGGTCGCAGGGCTTCTACAGCAAGGTCCATTGGATTCGGTTCTGAACCAATCAGTGTACTACCAAGTGGAGTCAGAAGTATCTCTAGTGGCCATCCGAGTGTGTCCACTCCATCGGCAAGTGCATCTGTAACTAATGGTCGCAGGGCTTCTACAGGAAGTTCCATTGGACTcggttctgagccaatcagtgTACTACCAAGTGGAGTCAGAAGTATCTCTAGTAGCCATCCGAGTGTGTCCACTCCATCATCAAGTTCAACTGTAAGTAATGGTCGCACCACCCCTGCCGGCATTTCTAATAAATCCGGTTCTGCATCAACCCCAGTCCTATCAAATGGAGTCAGTAGATCTTTTAATCCAAGTGGCACTTCAAACCAACAGTGTATGGAAAGCAGCATACCTCCTAAGAACCGATGGCATCATCAGACATCAAGTGTTCCATCGGGAAGCCATGGGTCAGAAGTCTCCACAATGACAGAG GAAACTGGAATTAAAGAGGCCTTGTCATGTATTCTTTCGTGGAAATGTGATCGGATATCAAGCAGTGAAGGAG TCCCTTCTGCGAATGTATTGCAATCGTTCTTGGGGTGTAGAGAAGTACCTCGACACCAGGACGCCTTCCAAGACATTGGAAGCTATCAGATGTCCCTGATTTGCTTTTTACTCCTTGAAATGTGGTCGAAG GTTTCAAGTGCAGTACACAGAGAGTGTGATGTGGCATGGAGACAGATACCATGGCTAAAACAGATCTCAGAAGCCATTGTTGAAG TGAAATACGAACCCATTGATAGTTCTCACCAAGGCCTGATTGATGAGGACCTGGTCCTAGTCGATATGACGGCCACCAATGCTGTAGAGAACCAATACCAATTTGGACTGGTACGTGGGGTGTCTGATGGGACCGTGACCCTTGCCCTTCCTTACAAGAACAAGGTTGTACCCAGGTCAACAAGACTAAAGGTAAAGTATTacataatggtaatgataataatagttaaaataatgataatgagaaGGGCCGTTCTTGGTCACCTGTGTGACTGA